The following coding sequences lie in one Apium graveolens cultivar Ventura chromosome 3, ASM990537v1, whole genome shotgun sequence genomic window:
- the LOC141711016 gene encoding uncharacterized protein LOC141711016: MYIRLAGFLGFFGTCSYLPLLLFRCRLKSKTGNHYDPTTNTFSFTEEEWDQLKKGNKIVDTLKTTSLSYPELCTQLYDGTAATGVSGWGPSSKKNKTIDLNDDIEIPITEESQPNTSNPIVEENPKKKAKTSPKLTKTTKFEDEMTNALKLMVQTNSGPSLKECIDKLNSLGWGVTNSLHRKALGIFCESAKYREQWMLFDVEENEHWVKMVSTKLGFDI; the protein is encoded by the exons ATGTATATCAGATTGGCGGGTTTTTTAGGTTTTTTTGGCACCTGTTCTTATCTCCCTCTTCTGCTATTTAG GTGTCGACTCAAATCCAAAACTGGGAATCATTATGATCCGACAACTAATACATTCAGCTTCACAGAAGAAGAATGGGATCAACTTAAAAAG GGTAATAAGATCGTGGACACATTGAAAACCACATCTTTGAGTTATCCTGAACTTTGCACCCAACTTTATGATGGAACTGCTGCCACTGGAGTTAGTGGATGGGGGCCTAGCTCTAAGAAGAACAAGACTATTGATCTAAATGATGACATAGAGATTCCAATAACCGAAGAAAGTCAACCAAATACTTCGAATCCAATTGTCGAAGAAAATCCAAAGAAAAAAGCTAAAACATCACCAAAACTTACAAAAACTACAAAGTTTGAAGATGAGATGACCAATGCACTAAAATTGATGGTTCAAACTAATAGTGGACCATCACTTAAAGAATGTATAGATAAATTGAATAGTCTTGGTTGGGGAGTAACAAATTCCTTACATCGAAAGGCACTTGGGATTTTTTGTGAGAGTGCAAAGTATAGAGAACAATGGATGCTCTTTGATGTAGAGGAGAATGAGCATTGGGTTAAAATGGTGTCAACTAAATTAGGATTTGATATTTAA